Genomic DNA from Lutibacter sp. A80:
ATACATTTTTAATTTTCCTCCTGCTGCTGCAATTGCAGATTTAATAAATGGTAATCTAAATTCTTTATCGTGACCAATATTAAAGGTTTTTAGTTCAGCATCACCCTCTTCAATATAAGTATAACTTTCACTACCAAAATCACTACTATGTATGGTTGTTCTAGATAAAGAATATCCTATACCCTTATCTATACTGTAATAAGCTTCTAAAAATTTTGCCTGATTTTCTTTAGTTAATTTATAAAATGTTTCTGCTGCTGCATCTGTTAGTGATGCTCCAATACCTACAAAAGTTTGAAATTGTTTTGTTGGATCTACTAAAATAGAAGATTCTGTTTCTAAAGGTTGCTTAAAATCTGAAAATTCAATAGTACCGGTTGGTGATAATTTAAATTCAGAATTGTGAGCACTTGTAAATACTTGTAACGTATTACCAAATTCAGTTATTACTTCTGTTGTAACTTCTTCTACTGATTCTGATTTTGTATTCTCTTTTTGAACACAAGAAGAAAACAAAGTTATCAACGTATATGCTATAAATAATTTTCTCATTATTTTAATATATTATTTTCTATTATACATATTGCTTTATATCCTTTTCAAACAACACAATATTTTATTTTTTAATGATTCAATATTTAAGTAAATTATAGCGCTTGAAAATCGATAAAACGAATATTATTACAATTCTAATTTACTCTTATTGATAAACCCTTACATAATCAACTATCATACTCGATTCTGTAAAATTAGGATCTATCTCAAACCAACTACCTCCCATTGCTACATTTAATATTAGAAATTGATCAGCTGTGTATGGCCAGTTTTCATCATTTTTAGTTGCTGGACTATACGTATAATGCACTTTATCATCAACTGAAAAAACAATTTCCTCATCATCCCATTCTACTGTATACACGTGAAACTCATTAGATACATCTTCTAATAATTGTGAACCATGATTTGTTGTACTTCCATAACTAGAAGGTGTGTGTAAAGCACTTTGTACGGTACCATGATTGTAACCCCAGTGTTCCATAATATCAATTTCTCCACAAGCAGGCCAACCGACAGTATCTATATTTGCGCCTAACATCCAAATTGCTGGCCAAGTTCCACTACCAAATGGCAACTTTGCTCTTACCTCTACTCTTCCATAAGTAAACTCAAATTTATCTTGAGTTAACATACGGGCTGAAGTATATTTTGCCCCTTCATAATTTTCTTTAATTGCTGTAATTTTTAAAAAACCATCTTCAACAATAACATTTTCAGCTCTATCTGTATAATATTCTTTTTCACCGTTTCCCCAACCATTATCTCCAGTTCCAATATTATACCCCCATTTAGAATCATCTGGACTTCCATCAATATCAAATTCATCAAAGAAAATCAAATTATCAAATGGTGCACGCTGTACTGTTATTTTAATTTGTTGAAATGTATTTATAGTATCACCTGTTTTAGAAAAAGCAATTACTGAAACAATATAATTATTTGTACCTCTATCGGTATACTGATACTCTACAGAGCCTGATGTATTGGTAATTTCATCTCCATTACCAAATTTAAACTCATATTTTACTGCATCTGTAGCAGAAGCTGTACAATAAACAACTCCCGTACCATCACCATTAGGATTTTCTGAATCTAAACCAACAATATCGATTGTTAATAAAAGATTTGAAGGAGTGATAACTTCAGGATCTATTACAGAATCAAGAGAGCTATCATCTCCTTCACTTCCACAAGAAATAATAATTATCAGTATTAATCCTACTAAAACATTTAACTTACTATTTTTAATAAAGTCTAACATGTTAACTAATTTATTAGATACTATTAAAGAGTTAAAACAACTGTTTGTAGGAAACTCGATAATTAATTATTCTTCTATTTTATTATTTATTCAGCTTTAAAAACCCAAGTCCAACCAGTACCACCAGCATTATTAGATAAATACAGTACCATTTGATCTTCTGTTAATGAAACTATATCGTAAATTCCTTCTGGATTTCCTCTTGGTTCTTCGGCTCCTAATATATTACTACCTATTATTTGTAATTTTTGATTTGCAACATCTAATACAAAGCTACCTGCTTCACCTGTTCCTGAAGAAGCATCTGCATAATAAGTAAAGTTAGCTGCTCCATCTAAATCAAAATGCATTTTACCTGCTGCATCTACAGGTGGACAACAATCTCCTCCTGCATTCCACCAAGCACCCCAAGCTCCATCTATATTTCCTGGTGCAGACATAAACCACCACATTCTACCATCTGGATTTGGGCCTCCATCAAACACCCAAGTTTTTCCTCCAACTGTATCTTCACTTACCAAATTATACCAATCTTGATCTAATTCGTGATCTAATTGATCTACTTGAACATCTATAGTTTTTGTAAAAAACTCTTTTCCTAATGTACCTGTAAATGTAAAAGTAGCAGTTCCTGGTATTGGATAAATAAATGTAATTTTATCTGTTAGTGCTTGACCTAAATTATAATCCCAATATCCATTAATACCTGGAGTTACAAGATCTAAAGTAATTTCATTTCCACCTGGAGTACTCTGTGTAGCTGAAAGTTCCACTCCGGCAACATCTGTAGTATTTTCCAGTACATCTTCGTCAACTATTGGTTCACAAGCTGTAAATATCAACAGCAGTGAAGCAATAAAAAAACCTATTATTTTATTAATTTTCATATTTTTAAGTTTATAAGTTTATAATTATTACCAGCCTGGGTTTTGTTGGTAAACTCCATTACTTAAACGTACTTCCGTTTCTGGTATTGGAACCAATCCTTTTGTTTCTGATCTATAATTTACACTATAGGTCGCTGGAATCCCTGAATTGGTAACATCTATGGTACCATTAAAAGCAGTTTCTACATCTCCCCATCTTACTATATCAAACCAACGTAAACCTTCAAATGCAAATTCGTGTAAACGTTCTTGTTTTATAGCATCTAATGAATATCCTACTGCTGGTAAACCTGCTCTTGCTCTCACTGCATTCATACCATCAGCTGTTCCTGTAATTTCTGAGTGCATTAATAATACATCAGCAAAACGCATAAATATAAAGTCTTGAGCGTGCATTAATTGCATATCTGTGTTTGACCAATCGTATAATTGTACAAACATACCTACCACAGTTCCTTCCTCATCTGGATATTGGATAGATGAATACTTCTTATTAA
This window encodes:
- a CDS encoding glycoside hydrolase family 16 protein, with the protein product MLDFIKNSKLNVLVGLILIIIISCGSEGDDSSLDSVIDPEVITPSNLLLTIDIVGLDSENPNGDGTGVVYCTASATDAVKYEFKFGNGDEITNTSGSVEYQYTDRGTNNYIVSVIAFSKTGDTINTFQQIKITVQRAPFDNLIFFDEFDIDGSPDDSKWGYNIGTGDNGWGNGEKEYYTDRAENVIVEDGFLKITAIKENYEGAKYTSARMLTQDKFEFTYGRVEVRAKLPFGSGTWPAIWMLGANIDTVGWPACGEIDIMEHWGYNHGTVQSALHTPSSYGSTTNHGSQLLEDVSNEFHVYTVEWDDEEIVFSVDDKVHYTYSPATKNDENWPYTADQFLILNVAMGGSWFEIDPNFTESSMIVDYVRVYQ